Within Parabacteroides pacaensis, the genomic segment CCTCAAAAAGAACATCTATTACCGGACCGATAATCTGTATAATATGTCCGTTTACCATGTTATTACTCATACTTTTGTTTGTTAGCTTACCAGATAACCGCAATCATAGTCCTTTTCTCCACAAAAGGGCGTATAATGGCAAGGAAATTTTTTCTCCTTTCTTTGCAAATATCGCTTTGATTGCGGCAAAAAGTTATTCTTAAAAAGTCAAATTTATTTGCTTCAAAAGTTCAAGAGGAAAAGAATGTTTTTTGTTTTAACATGGCTTTTAAAAACGAAGTGCTTTCTTCATTTTAAAGGGAAAGTTTTTTTTGAATGTTAAAGTACTGAACAAATCTCTCTGTTCAACGTTTCTAATGAAAAAATATCATTATACATCTATGGGGAATATATTACAGAAGGAAATATGGGGTAACTCCATTCAAACATGGCTTATTTCCATTCTTATCATTTTAATAGCGATAATAGTGGTCAAGTTGTTTGCGTGGTTTAGCAAGAAAGTTGTGAAGCCTTTTATCACTCGTACCAAAACGAAAGTGGACGATATCATTTATTATTCTGTGGAATCACCTATTCAATTTGCTGTGATGTTATTAGGCATTTGGATAGCTATTCATCGCTTGGTTTACCCAGATAGTTTTGTAAAGGTAGTAGACAATGCTTACAGGATATTGATTGTACTGAATATCACTTGGATCTTTGCCCGCTTATTCGGTGGTTTGCTCCAAATTTATTGGAATCACAGACCTGACGGACAGGACAACAAGATGTTACCCGTTGTGAAAAGGACCATTTTAATTCTCTTATGGGTTATGGGGTTAGTCATGGCTTTAAGTAATATCGGAGTAAATATCAGTGCGCTTCTCGGGACTCTCGGTATTGGTGGTATTGCTTTTGCTTTGGCAGCACAAGATACGGTGAAGAATGTCTTTGGTGCTTTTACGATCTTTACAGATAAGCCGTTCGAGATAGGTGACATTATCCGTGTAAATGACTTTGAGGGAACGGTAGTAGATGTGGGCATCCGCAGTACAAAGGTGATGGATTACGACAAGCGTATCATCACTTTCCCTAATTACAAGGTAACAGACGCTTCTATTATCAATATTTCTTCCGAGCCGATGCGCCGGGTAGTGGTGAAACTGGGGTTAACTTACGATACGGTACCCGAAAAAATGAAAGAAGCTGTGGAAATATTAAAGTCCCTTCCTAAAAAAGTAGAGTATGTGTCTTCTAATACATCCGACATAGTAGCAAACTTTTCGGACTACACGGATTCTGCGTTGGTAATTACTTATATCTATTTTATCGAAAAACAGGGAGATATAGGTAAAGTTACTTCCAATATGAATATGGAAATACTATCTTCTTTTAATAAAGCAGGACTTAACTTTGCATTTCCCACGCAAACAATTTATTTACAAAAAGACGAAAGTAGTGTAACGGACGAAGACAATACCTCGGAGAGTGCTGCAAAACCATCTAAATAAAGAAGAATAAAAGTGACATTCAGAGAATTAATGCGGAATCATAAATATTTATTATAAGTATTTTAATTCTCTGTGTTGCTTCTCTAGCTATTGAATTTCCTCTCCGAGAGATGGTAGGGAATACCCAGGAGAAGATGCATCCTTTGGCTTTCTTTCCTAAAGAAGTGTCTATCCTTTATTTTAACCGT encodes:
- a CDS encoding mechanosensitive ion channel family protein, which produces MLQKEIWGNSIQTWLISILIILIAIIVVKLFAWFSKKVVKPFITRTKTKVDDIIYYSVESPIQFAVMLLGIWIAIHRLVYPDSFVKVVDNAYRILIVLNITWIFARLFGGLLQIYWNHRPDGQDNKMLPVVKRTILILLWVMGLVMALSNIGVNISALLGTLGIGGIAFALAAQDTVKNVFGAFTIFTDKPFEIGDIIRVNDFEGTVVDVGIRSTKVMDYDKRIITFPNYKVTDASIINISSEPMRRVVVKLGLTYDTVPEKMKEAVEILKSLPKKVEYVSSNTSDIVANFSDYTDSALVITYIYFIEKQGDIGKVTSNMNMEILSSFNKAGLNFAFPTQTIYLQKDESSVTDEDNTSESAAKPSK